The bacterium genome includes a window with the following:
- a CDS encoding site-specific DNA-methyltransferase, with translation MDFDTTGNLIIEGDNLEVLKLLRKSYFGKVKCIYIDPPYNTGHDFVYSDNFTEGKQAYWEQNGVFHDGMRMDTNTESAGRYHSNWLNMMQNRLLLARQLLRDDGVIFVSIDDHEVHNLRKLMDEVFGEENFVAQIVWENREGGGGSDSKYFKIKHEYVCVFAKDIEQLVIPGSEVEDDSGYPGQDEHVKERGKYKLIKLNSFSIQYSPSLDYPIEAPDGGDIHPSENGKRGCWRWSKKKYEWGAQNGFIVVKKNGGDNWIIYTKQYFSVDNEDKPITRTLPPLAVIQEYSSTMATKQMEDIFGEKVFDYSKPYPLIKKLINFVSRKGADDLILDFFAGSGTTAQAVMALNKEDGGNRKFILVQLPEETDEKSEARKAGYNTISQITIERVKRAGARINGDVGEGFIPSRSEKLKVDTGFRVFELTRSLFPDTAYARDPEKTDAENEVALKECLERSKQVLTFLFDRDELLAEIALKDGFDATFTATKQDEFTDNFVFLLADASKSARICLDHELTMPTVDRLIKDHKSDRFICLHRAVDTTKLWKLNHSLGSNLWVT, from the coding sequence GTGGATTTCGATACGACGGGCAACCTCATCATCGAAGGCGACAACCTCGAGGTGCTAAAACTGCTCCGGAAGTCGTACTTCGGGAAAGTGAAGTGCATCTACATTGATCCGCCGTACAACACCGGCCATGATTTCGTGTACTCGGATAATTTCACAGAAGGAAAGCAGGCGTACTGGGAACAGAACGGCGTCTTCCACGACGGCATGCGCATGGACACGAACACCGAATCCGCCGGCCGCTACCACAGCAACTGGCTCAACATGATGCAGAACCGCCTCCTCCTCGCCCGCCAGCTCCTCCGCGACGACGGCGTGATTTTCGTAAGCATCGACGACCACGAGGTCCATAACCTCCGCAAGCTCATGGACGAAGTGTTCGGGGAGGAGAATTTTGTGGCGCAAATTGTTTGGGAGAACCGAGAAGGTGGTGGTGGATCTGATAGTAAGTACTTCAAGATAAAGCACGAATACGTTTGTGTTTTCGCTAAAGATATCGAGCAACTCGTTATTCCTGGGTCCGAGGTGGAAGACGACAGTGGTTATCCGGGGCAGGATGAGCATGTCAAGGAAAGGGGGAAATACAAGCTCATCAAGCTGAATAGCTTTAGTATCCAGTACTCTCCATCCCTTGATTATCCGATTGAAGCTCCAGATGGCGGAGATATCCACCCGAGCGAAAATGGAAAGCGTGGCTGTTGGAGGTGGTCGAAGAAAAAATACGAATGGGGAGCGCAAAATGGTTTTATTGTCGTCAAGAAAAATGGGGGAGATAACTGGATTATTTACACTAAGCAATACTTCAGTGTTGATAACGAAGATAAACCGATCACGAGGACGTTGCCTCCGTTAGCTGTCATTCAGGAGTACTCAAGTACAATGGCGACCAAGCAAATGGAGGATATATTTGGGGAAAAGGTCTTCGATTACTCCAAGCCATATCCGCTCATCAAAAAATTGATCAATTTTGTTTCAAGGAAAGGAGCGGATGACCTCATCCTCGACTTCTTCGCTGGTTCCGGCACCACCGCACAGGCGGTGATGGCATTGAATAAGGAAGACGGCGGAAATCGAAAGTTCATCCTTGTGCAGTTGCCGGAGGAGACGGACGAGAAAAGCGAGGCGCGGAAGGCGGGGTACAACACCATTTCACAGATCACCATCGAGCGCGTGAAGCGCGCGGGCGCGCGGATCAACGGCGACGTAGGGGAGGGTTTTATACCCTCCCGTTCGGAGAAACTAAAAGTAGATACCGGCTTCCGCGTATTCGAGTTGACGAGGAGTTTGTTCCCGGACACCGCATACGCGCGTGACCCCGAGAAGACCGACGCAGAAAACGAAGTCGCGCTCAAGGAGTGCCTCGAACGCTCGAAGCAAGTCCTCACCTTCCTTTTCGATCGTGACGAACTCCTCGCCGAAATCGCACTCAAGGACGGATTCGACGCCACCTTCACCGCCACGAAACAAGACGAGTTCACCGATAACTTCGTCTTCCTCCTCGCCGACGCCTCCAAGAGCGCCCGCATCTGCCTCGACCACGAGCTCACCATGCCCACCGTCGATCGCCTCATCAAGGATCACAAGTCCGATCGCTTCATCTGCCTCCATCGCGCCGTCGACACCACCAAACTCTGGAAACTCAACCACTCCCTCGGCTCCAACCTCTGGGTGACGTAG